The proteins below are encoded in one region of Winogradskyella helgolandensis:
- the cysQ gene encoding 3'(2'),5'-bisphosphate nucleotidase CysQ produces MNNKSLAASPPHYLTELLHHSITAALEAGKAILKIYHSDDFEVELKGDDSPLTKADIASHNVIMSHLKATDIPVLSEEGKAIPYDDRKDWNQLWIVDPIDGTKEFIKRNGEFTVNIALIENQKTVIGVIYVPVLGDLYFSTVDDGAFKVSVNLDHYDVEALVQQGAQLPLGREVKTFTVVASRSHMSPETEAYVSEMRTKHGDVNLISKGSSLKLCMVAEGQADCYPRFAPTMEWDTAAGQAICEHAGFQVIDWETKAPMLYNREELLNHWFLVKK; encoded by the coding sequence ATGAATAATAAAAGCCTCGCCGCCTCACCGCCTCACTACCTCACTGAATTACTGCATCACAGTATCACCGCAGCCCTCGAAGCAGGTAAAGCAATTTTAAAGATCTATCATTCCGATGATTTTGAGGTTGAGTTGAAAGGTGATGATTCTCCTTTAACTAAAGCCGATATCGCTTCACACAATGTGATTATGTCGCATTTAAAAGCAACAGATATTCCGGTGTTATCTGAAGAAGGTAAAGCTATACCTTACGACGATCGCAAGGATTGGAATCAGTTATGGATCGTAGATCCAATTGATGGCACCAAAGAGTTTATTAAACGCAATGGTGAGTTTACCGTCAATATCGCATTAATAGAGAATCAAAAAACGGTTATTGGGGTTATTTACGTGCCTGTATTAGGGGATCTTTATTTTTCTACTGTTGATGATGGGGCATTTAAAGTAAGTGTAAATCTAGATCACTATGATGTAGAAGCGCTAGTGCAACAAGGGGCTCAATTACCGTTGGGAAGAGAAGTTAAAACCTTTACTGTTGTCGCAAGTCGTTCGCACATGTCACCAGAAACGGAAGCCTATGTTTCGGAGATGCGAACAAAACATGGTGATGTTAATTTAATTTCTAAAGGGAGCTCATTAAAGTTATGTATGGTCGCCGAAGGTCAAGCGGATTGTTATCCGAGGTTTGCGCCCACTATGGAATGGGATACGGCTGCTGGCCAGGCCATTTGCGAACATGCAGGGTTTCAAGTTATCGATTGGGAGACTAAAGCGCCGATGTTGTATAATAGAGAAGAACTCTTAAATCATTGGTTTCTAGTGAAAAAATAG
- a CDS encoding sulfotransferase family protein encodes MNSPDINFYCVGAQKAGTTTLHDILIQHPDIYLPETKEAHFFDEDEKYELGFNWYRDAFFPNYNNQKITGSCNPEYMYFEDVPERIFKTLGKDVKLVFIFRNPADRAFSHYLMSKRRCIEEATFSEGVALEAERIQKDYFNKTHFSYTSRGFYAKQVERYLKFFPIENMFFIRFEDDFIKNRKETVDALLKFLEIEHIDLDVNLKSNVARSSKFKFIQSFIYKDNIIKSFFSFFVTQKLKNSIRKSIYNVFMKPEKKSSLDAETRKALLDTYEKDIVRLEKLIGKSLASWRV; translated from the coding sequence ATGAATTCACCCGATATAAATTTCTATTGTGTAGGAGCCCAAAAAGCAGGTACAACCACATTACATGATATTCTAATACAGCATCCTGATATTTATTTACCAGAAACTAAAGAAGCGCACTTTTTTGATGAAGATGAAAAATATGAATTGGGTTTTAACTGGTATCGTGATGCCTTTTTTCCTAATTACAACAATCAGAAAATAACAGGATCGTGCAACCCGGAGTACATGTATTTTGAAGATGTCCCGGAACGCATATTTAAAACCTTAGGTAAAGACGTAAAATTGGTGTTTATCTTTAGAAATCCAGCCGATAGAGCTTTTTCACATTATCTAATGAGCAAAAGACGTTGCATTGAAGAAGCCACTTTTTCTGAAGGCGTTGCTTTAGAAGCTGAAAGAATACAGAAAGATTACTTTAATAAAACACATTTTAGTTATACTTCAAGAGGGTTTTATGCCAAGCAAGTAGAGCGCTATTTAAAGTTTTTCCCTATTGAGAATATGTTCTTCATAAGATTTGAAGACGATTTTATAAAAAATAGAAAAGAAACGGTAGATGCCTTATTAAAATTTTTAGAGATTGAACACATTGATTTAGACGTCAATCTCAAGAGTAACGTAGCAAGGTCCTCTAAGTTTAAATTTATCCAAAGCTTTATCTATAAGGATAATATTATAAAGTCCTTTTTCTCATTTTTTGTCACCCAAAAATTAAAAAACAGTATAAGAAAGTCAATTTATAATGTGTTTATGAAGCCTGAGAAAAAATCTAGTCTCGATGCTGAAACACGAAAAGCACTTTTAGATACGTATGAAAAGGATATAGTAAGGTTAGAGAAATTAATAGGTAAAAGCTTAGCAAGTTGGAGAGTTTAA
- a CDS encoding glycosyltransferase family 4 protein: protein MKICHITHGRVNPDGENGITRTVYSLNKYLNQKGVKSEIFSFNDNQEFVEDFIRDEFTTVKLFPRARNYKSKEFTDYILSENFDFDVVHFHLMWMLDKNTILSALDKKGIPYIITTHAAYTPDRIDSLKKKISMRTIEKQYLFKAASIHALCYEEKGFLRDLGIINPIFVIPNGISHNEVDKINNSKELLNPYDTNYINLVWVGRIREDKNVLGIVNSLMHLEDDIKKRIKIHIVGNGIENYIEKVENLVSEKNLEKFVIFHGPKFKEEKYQYILNSDVYIQPSFSEGISFSILDAMACGKPMILSRQTNMTYYYNKNFYIMTEPYPEDIASSITNLVSNVELRKELSLNAKNMIKTVFNWENLIDDYIEMYKNILND from the coding sequence ATGAAAATATGTCATATCACTCATGGAAGAGTTAATCCTGATGGCGAAAATGGTATTACAAGAACTGTTTATAGTCTTAACAAATACTTAAATCAAAAAGGTGTTAAATCAGAGATTTTCAGTTTTAATGACAATCAAGAATTTGTAGAGGATTTTATAAGGGATGAATTTACTACTGTTAAACTTTTTCCACGAGCGAGAAATTATAAGAGCAAGGAATTTACCGATTATATTTTATCAGAAAATTTTGATTTTGATGTTGTACATTTCCATTTAATGTGGATGCTCGATAAAAATACAATTCTATCTGCTTTAGATAAGAAAGGAATACCTTATATTATTACTACACATGCAGCTTATACACCTGATAGAATTGATTCCTTAAAGAAGAAAATTTCTATGAGAACAATAGAAAAACAATATCTTTTCAAAGCAGCATCAATTCATGCACTCTGTTATGAAGAGAAAGGCTTTTTGAGAGACTTGGGCATTATAAACCCTATATTTGTAATTCCTAATGGAATAAGTCATAACGAGGTAGACAAAATTAATAATTCAAAAGAATTACTTAACCCTTATGATACAAACTACATTAACCTTGTTTGGGTTGGTCGAATTAGAGAAGACAAAAACGTGTTAGGAATCGTTAATAGTTTAATGCATTTGGAAGATGATATTAAGAAAAGAATTAAAATTCATATCGTAGGAAACGGAATTGAGAACTATATAGAAAAAGTAGAAAACCTTGTATCAGAAAAGAATCTTGAAAAATTTGTAATTTTTCATGGACCTAAATTTAAAGAAGAGAAATATCAATATATTTTGAATTCGGATGTTTACATACAGCCTTCATTTAGCGAAGGCATTTCATTCTCAATATTAGATGCTATGGCTTGCGGAAAGCCTATGATTTTATCACGTCAAACTAATATGACATATTATTATAATAAGAATTTTTATATTATGACAGAACCTTATCCTGAGGATATAGCCAGTTCTATTACCAATTTGGTGTCTAATGTGGAATTAAGAAAAGAGTTAAGTCTAAATGCCAAAAACATGATTAAAACAGTGTTTAATTGGGAGAATTTGATTGACGACTACATAGAAATGTATAAAAATATATTAAATGATTAA
- a CDS encoding four helix bundle protein → MTHKDLEVYKLSLNRVEDIYKLTKDFPASENFGLTFQLRRAAVSLPSNKAEGSSRGSTKDFIQFLNMASASLAEIETQLVIAERIGYITFDDALQNNIITIRKMLYRLKQALNKKLSK, encoded by the coding sequence ATGACTCATAAAGATTTAGAAGTTTATAAATTAAGTTTAAATCGAGTAGAGGATATTTATAAACTCACGAAGGATTTTCCGGCATCTGAAAATTTTGGATTAACCTTTCAACTTAGAAGGGCAGCTGTTTCGTTGCCTTCAAATAAAGCTGAGGGTTCGAGTAGGGGGTCTACAAAAGATTTTATTCAATTTTTAAATATGGCATCGGCATCATTAGCCGAAATAGAAACACAGTTAGTAATAGCAGAGCGAATAGGGTATATAACGTTTGATGATGCATTACAAAACAACATCATTACAATTAGAAAAATGTTATACCGTTTAAAACAAGCTTTAAACAAAAAACTAAGTAAGTAA
- a CDS encoding sulfate adenylyltransferase subunit 1, with amino-acid sequence MKYQDIELLRFTTAGSVDDGKSTLIGRLLYDSKSIFQDQLDAVEESSKSKGFDYVDLSLLTDGLKSEREQGITIDVAYRYFATPKRKFIIADTPGHIQYTRNMVTGASTANLAIILIDARKGMLEQTHRHAFIASLLRIPHAIVCVNKMDLVDYSEETYNNIVSDFKAFSSKLGINDIQFIPISALNGDNVVNRSENMDWYDGSTLMYHLETVHISSDHNLVDCRFPIQSVIRPHTLDNQDYRGFAGRIDGGVFKPGDKVKSLPSGFVSTIKTIELNGEQISEAFAPMSVTMTLEDEIDNSRGDMIVRENNVPEVSQDIEVLVTWMSTTPIQARTKVVIKHTTNESVGMVKALKYKVDINTLHRIEDIDKVEMNDIARLSIRTAKPLFYDAYKKNRQTGSIIIIDEQTNETIGAGMII; translated from the coding sequence ATGAAATACCAAGACATAGAATTACTAAGATTCACAACAGCAGGAAGTGTAGATGATGGAAAAAGTACATTAATCGGACGTTTATTATATGATAGTAAATCAATTTTTCAAGATCAATTAGACGCTGTAGAGGAGTCTAGTAAATCTAAAGGTTTTGATTATGTGGATTTATCATTACTTACAGATGGTTTGAAATCTGAACGCGAACAAGGTATTACCATTGATGTAGCTTATCGTTATTTCGCAACTCCAAAACGTAAATTTATTATTGCAGACACACCAGGTCACATACAGTACACACGTAATATGGTAACTGGTGCTTCAACGGCTAACTTAGCCATTATACTTATTGATGCAAGAAAAGGAATGCTGGAACAAACACATCGTCATGCATTTATCGCTTCTTTATTGCGTATTCCACATGCTATTGTATGCGTTAATAAAATGGACTTGGTAGATTATAGTGAAGAAACGTATAATAATATTGTTTCAGATTTTAAAGCGTTTTCGTCTAAGTTAGGGATCAATGATATTCAATTTATTCCAATTTCAGCCTTAAATGGAGATAATGTGGTTAACCGTTCTGAAAATATGGACTGGTACGACGGGAGTACGTTAATGTATCATTTAGAAACCGTGCATATTTCTAGCGATCATAATTTGGTAGATTGTCGTTTTCCTATTCAGTCGGTTATTCGGCCACATACCTTAGATAATCAAGATTATAGAGGGTTTGCAGGTCGTATTGATGGTGGTGTTTTTAAGCCAGGAGACAAAGTGAAATCATTGCCTTCAGGTTTTGTCTCTACTATAAAAACTATTGAGCTTAATGGTGAGCAAATTTCAGAAGCTTTTGCACCGATGTCTGTAACCATGACTTTAGAAGATGAAATAGATAACAGTCGTGGTGATATGATTGTGCGTGAAAACAATGTGCCTGAGGTAAGTCAAGACATAGAAGTTCTTGTAACTTGGATGAGCACAACTCCTATTCAAGCACGTACTAAAGTGGTGATTAAACATACAACTAACGAGTCTGTTGGAATGGTGAAAGCGCTAAAATATAAAGTGGACATTAATACGTTACATCGTATAGAAGACATTGATAAAGTAGAGATGAATGATATTGCTCGTCTTTCTATCAGAACTGCGAAACCTTTATTCTATGACGCTTACAAGAAAAACCGCCAAACAGGTAGTATCATTATTATAGATGAACAAACCAATGAGACTATTGGGGCTGGGATGATTATATAG
- the rfbD gene encoding dTDP-4-dehydrorhamnose reductase produces MTILVTGKSGQLGSEIQSLASKFEAYQFIFTGSADLDISKKTDVLHFFENNAIDVVINCAAYTAVDKAESDIEHANAVNHLGVVHLIEACKKHDAKFIHVSTDYVYDGMNCQPYVETDPTQPKSVYGETKLEGENALIASQLKDAIIIRTSWVYSSFGNNFVKTMLRLAQDRDELGVVGDQIGTPTYAKDLAEAILHIVPQLNTEKVEIYHYSNEGVCSWFDFAHAIFEIKNKVIKLNAIGTDQYPTPANRPSYSVLSKQKIKNEFQLEIPYWRDALKTCLEKL; encoded by the coding sequence ATGACTATACTTGTAACAGGAAAATCAGGTCAATTGGGATCCGAAATTCAGAGCCTAGCCTCTAAATTTGAAGCGTATCAGTTTATTTTCACAGGGTCTGCAGATTTAGATATTTCTAAGAAAACAGACGTATTACATTTTTTTGAGAATAATGCCATTGATGTGGTTATTAACTGTGCGGCGTATACGGCTGTAGATAAAGCTGAAAGCGATATAGAACATGCCAATGCCGTAAATCATTTAGGTGTTGTCCATTTAATTGAGGCTTGTAAAAAGCACGATGCTAAATTCATACACGTTTCTACAGACTATGTCTATGACGGTATGAATTGTCAACCATACGTTGAAACGGATCCAACGCAACCTAAAAGCGTGTATGGAGAAACAAAATTAGAGGGTGAAAACGCCCTTATAGCAAGTCAATTAAAAGATGCTATTATTATTAGAACCTCATGGGTTTACTCTAGTTTTGGGAATAACTTTGTAAAAACCATGCTGCGCTTGGCTCAAGATAGGGATGAATTGGGTGTTGTAGGTGATCAAATTGGAACACCAACTTACGCCAAAGATTTAGCAGAAGCCATACTACATATTGTGCCACAACTGAACACGGAAAAGGTTGAAATTTATCATTATTCAAATGAAGGAGTGTGCAGTTGGTTCGATTTTGCACACGCCATTTTTGAAATAAAAAATAAAGTTATAAAACTTAATGCTATAGGTACGGACCAATATCCGACACCTGCAAATAGACCGTCGTATAGTGTCTTAAGTAAGCAAAAAATAAAAAATGAGTTTCAATTAGAGATTCCGTATTGGAGGGATGCTTTAAAAACCTGTTTAGAGAAATTATAA
- the rfbA gene encoding glucose-1-phosphate thymidylyltransferase RfbA, whose product MKGIVLAGGSGTRLYPITKGVSKQLLPVYDKPMIYYPISVLMLSGIKEILIISTPDDLPNFKKLLGDGSNLGVSFSYVEQPSPDGLAQAFILGEDFIGDDDVCLILGDNIFHGHGLTKLIASAKHNVEQDKTATVFGYYVNDPERYGVAEFNDSGEIISIEEKPSTPKSNYAVVGLYYYTNDVIDIAKNIKPSHRGELEITSVNEAYLERKNLKVELMGRGYAWLDTGTHDSLMEASNFVQTIENRQGLKVACLEEIAYEQGFISKEQALKLAEELSKTGYGQYLKKRIK is encoded by the coding sequence ATGAAAGGAATTGTACTAGCAGGTGGATCAGGAACACGGTTGTATCCTATCACAAAAGGGGTTTCAAAACAATTACTACCGGTTTATGATAAGCCTATGATATATTACCCAATTTCGGTATTAATGTTATCAGGAATCAAGGAAATACTTATCATTTCAACACCAGATGATTTGCCTAATTTTAAAAAATTATTAGGTGATGGATCTAACTTAGGAGTTTCGTTTTCGTATGTAGAACAACCAAGTCCAGACGGACTGGCACAAGCCTTTATTTTAGGAGAAGACTTTATAGGTGATGATGATGTGTGCTTAATTCTTGGAGATAATATTTTTCATGGTCACGGATTAACAAAGTTGATTGCTTCTGCCAAACACAACGTAGAACAAGACAAAACAGCGACCGTATTTGGCTATTATGTCAATGATCCGGAACGCTATGGTGTTGCCGAATTTAATGATTCTGGAGAGATTATTTCAATTGAAGAAAAACCAAGCACACCAAAATCCAATTATGCGGTAGTCGGGCTGTACTATTATACAAATGATGTGATTGATATTGCCAAAAACATAAAGCCGTCTCATCGTGGTGAATTAGAAATAACGTCGGTTAATGAGGCTTATTTAGAACGTAAAAATTTAAAAGTAGAATTGATGGGGCGTGGTTATGCTTGGTTAGATACAGGTACGCACGATTCTTTAATGGAAGCTTCTAATTTTGTACAAACTATAGAAAATAGACAAGGTCTTAAAGTCGCCTGCTTAGAAGAAATAGCCTATGAGCAAGGTTTTATAAGTAAGGAACAAGCTTTGAAATTAGCAGAAGAATTAAGTAAAACAGGCTACGGTCAATATTTAAAAAAACGTATCAAATAG
- the rfbB gene encoding dTDP-glucose 4,6-dehydratase — protein sequence MKNRNILVTGGAGFIGSHLVRLLVNKYPDYHIVNMDVLTYAGNLANLKDIEAKDNYTFVKCDICDFEQVKAVFATHNIDSVIHLAAESHVDRSIKDPFSFAQTNIMGTLSLLQAAKFAWDGDFKDKLFYHVSTDEVYGSLGDEGFFLETTAYDPHSPYSASKASSDHFVRAFHDTYGLPTVISNCSNNYGSYQFPEKLIPLFINNICNNKPLPVYGKGENVRDWLFVNDHASAIDVIFHKGKLGDTYNIGGFNEWKNIDLIKVLIETTDRLLGREKGASDQLITYVTDRAGHDMRYAIDATKLKDELGWEPSLQFEEGIEKTVQWYLDNKQWMEHITSGAYEDYYNEMYKN from the coding sequence ATGAAGAATAGAAATATATTAGTTACCGGTGGCGCCGGATTTATCGGTTCCCATTTAGTGCGATTATTAGTAAATAAATATCCAGACTATCATATTGTAAATATGGATGTGTTGACTTACGCTGGTAATTTGGCCAATTTAAAAGATATTGAAGCTAAAGACAACTACACCTTTGTAAAATGTGATATTTGCGATTTTGAACAGGTAAAAGCCGTCTTCGCAACGCATAACATAGATAGTGTTATTCATTTAGCGGCAGAATCGCATGTAGATCGTTCTATAAAAGATCCGTTTTCATTTGCACAGACTAATATTATGGGGACGCTAAGCTTATTGCAAGCGGCTAAATTTGCATGGGATGGTGATTTTAAAGATAAGTTATTTTACCATGTGTCTACGGACGAAGTCTATGGGTCTTTAGGAGATGAAGGTTTCTTTTTAGAAACGACGGCTTATGATCCGCATTCTCCGTATTCAGCATCTAAAGCCTCTTCAGACCATTTTGTAAGAGCATTTCACGATACCTATGGTTTGCCAACAGTAATTTCTAACTGCTCTAACAATTATGGGTCGTATCAGTTTCCAGAAAAACTAATACCATTATTTATCAATAATATATGTAACAACAAACCTTTACCGGTCTATGGAAAAGGAGAGAATGTACGCGATTGGTTATTTGTAAATGACCATGCTAGTGCTATTGATGTTATCTTTCATAAAGGCAAGTTAGGAGACACCTACAATATAGGTGGTTTTAACGAGTGGAAAAATATCGACTTAATAAAAGTATTAATCGAAACGACCGACCGCTTATTAGGTCGCGAAAAAGGAGCTTCAGACCAATTAATAACTTATGTTACGGATCGTGCAGGCCACGATATGCGTTACGCTATTGATGCTACCAAATTAAAAGATGAACTCGGTTGGGAACCATCGCTTCAGTTTGAAGAAGGTATAGAAAAAACCGTACAATGGTATTTAGATAATAAGCAGTGGATGGAACATATTACCTCAGGAGCTTATGAAGATTATTATAACGAGATGTATAAAAATTAA
- the rfbC gene encoding dTDP-4-dehydrorhamnose 3,5-epimerase — protein sequence MEIIQTGIKDLVILQPKVFKDDRGYFMEAYKEAWFKEQFPDIHFVQDNESKSEYGVLRGLHFQNPPYSQTKLVRVIQGEVLDVAVDLRKDSPTYGQHESIVLSAENKTQFLVPQGFAHGFIVLSETAIFSYKVDNPYSPKHDAGLLWNDTDLAIDWKVPTSDIKLSDKDGKQPVFKTFKSEF from the coding sequence GTGGAAATCATACAGACAGGAATTAAGGATTTAGTGATACTTCAACCCAAAGTATTTAAAGATGATAGAGGTTATTTTATGGAAGCTTACAAGGAAGCTTGGTTTAAAGAGCAGTTTCCAGATATTCACTTCGTTCAAGATAACGAGTCTAAATCTGAATATGGAGTATTAAGAGGCTTGCATTTTCAAAATCCACCGTATTCACAAACAAAACTTGTACGTGTTATACAAGGTGAAGTCTTAGATGTGGCGGTAGATTTACGTAAAGATTCTCCAACCTATGGTCAGCATGAATCTATTGTTTTAAGTGCTGAAAACAAAACACAATTTTTAGTACCACAAGGCTTTGCACACGGTTTTATAGTGTTAAGTGAAACGGCTATTTTCTCATACAAGGTCGATAATCCGTACTCCCCAAAACATGATGCAGGGTTGTTATGGAATGACACTGACCTAGCTATTGATTGGAAAGTACCAACAAGCGATATAAAGCTTTCGGATAAGGATGGAAAACAACCCGTTTTTAAAACGTTTAAATCTGAATTCTAA
- a CDS encoding flippase, whose amino-acid sequence MKKNILNKLNKLDVHTLEVVKKSAGSMLVKVTGMCCAVAVSIFLGHTLGADGLGVINLSSKIVSILLTFGLFGFSHVIIKEIAIALDTKAYSYVSNVMHTAYWFNCILSLTIAVIFILIAPWLANTVFDEPRLTYPLILGLVIMTPQVLSRIFSSGLIGYRKIWQSNLVDQALSIVITGVILLGLYFSKTEVTINRVAIAYAIGSLVVTISVGLYWRSIHKSQGDRTLVTKKLLKVGTPLFVASLTVLVINSLDIIILGWFTDTKQIGIYTVASRVALLTSFVLQILNSTLSPKIAALYASEKKEELNKLIQGVTKGLMFFGIVILLIFVVFGKWILGIWGEEFKVGYTILIILGVGQFVNLATGSVGIILIMTGFEKIQAKISIIAMIVFVVLNFVLVPLYGALGAAIASVITISGINFAKFYFVQKVTGVKLYNYK is encoded by the coding sequence TTGAAAAAAAATATCTTAAATAAGTTAAATAAACTAGATGTTCATACGCTAGAGGTTGTAAAAAAATCGGCAGGTTCAATGCTTGTGAAAGTTACAGGAATGTGCTGTGCTGTAGCCGTCAGTATTTTTTTAGGACACACATTAGGTGCAGATGGCTTGGGAGTTATTAACTTATCTAGTAAGATAGTATCGATATTATTAACGTTTGGCTTATTTGGATTTTCGCACGTAATTATTAAAGAGATAGCTATTGCCTTAGATACTAAAGCTTACAGTTATGTTAGCAATGTTATGCATACGGCTTACTGGTTTAATTGTATATTATCTTTAACTATTGCTGTAATTTTTATATTAATAGCCCCTTGGTTGGCAAATACAGTTTTTGATGAACCCAGATTAACATATCCATTAATTCTAGGTCTGGTTATAATGACGCCTCAGGTCTTATCACGTATTTTTTCTTCTGGTTTAATAGGCTATAGAAAAATATGGCAAAGTAATTTAGTAGATCAGGCATTAAGTATTGTTATAACAGGTGTCATATTATTAGGCCTTTATTTCAGTAAGACAGAAGTTACAATAAATAGGGTGGCAATTGCATACGCAATTGGCAGTTTAGTAGTCACAATAAGTGTGGGACTATATTGGAGATCTATACACAAATCCCAAGGGGATAGAACTTTAGTGACAAAAAAGCTTTTAAAAGTAGGGACACCACTTTTTGTAGCAAGTTTAACGGTTCTAGTAATTAATAGTTTAGATATTATTATTTTAGGTTGGTTTACGGATACCAAACAAATAGGAATTTATACCGTAGCTTCACGAGTTGCACTATTGACTAGTTTTGTTTTGCAAATATTAAATTCTACTTTGTCTCCAAAGATCGCAGCTTTATATGCGTCGGAGAAAAAAGAAGAATTAAACAAACTTATTCAAGGAGTTACAAAAGGTTTGATGTTTTTTGGAATTGTGATTCTCCTTATTTTTGTAGTATTTGGAAAATGGATTTTGGGGATTTGGGGTGAGGAATTTAAAGTTGGTTATACCATATTAATTATTCTTGGAGTAGGACAATTTGTTAATTTGGCAACTGGTTCGGTTGGCATTATCCTTATAATGACTGGGTTTGAAAAAATACAGGCAAAAATCTCGATAATAGCAATGATTGTTTTTGTAGTATTAAACTTTGTTTTGGTACCACTTTATGGTGCTTTGGGTGCGGCGATTGCTTCTGTCATAACCATTTCAGGAATTAATTTCGCTAAGTTTTATTTTGTCCAGAAAGTTACCGGTGTAAAATTGTATAATTATAAATAA
- a CDS encoding glycosyltransferase family 2 protein has protein sequence MESLTNNIGIVILNYNSYQDTINLVNALQQQTVAESLHIIVVDNASPNASYDYLKPLEGQYKNLVVLQTGENLGYAKGNNVGLHYLDEHIHPEYVAIMNNDIILPETCLEHLVGKYQQLDDPAIIAPKQLDIDEKEVPIYSINTYLDDCLNLFYIFKLFHKRKIKRFKDTTGNNAMQVDLVPGSFMFSSFDRFKTLGFFYPNTFLFAEERFITVAAQKQGWHNYVVLDQTYIHAHSKTINTVYGSVAKFKLLYTGWIEFTRVCRPYGKLKANILKPLMWLSIQEMRFVLHLKKLINN, from the coding sequence TTGGAGAGTTTAACAAATAACATAGGTATTGTAATCTTAAATTACAACTCTTACCAAGATACCATAAATCTTGTAAATGCATTGCAGCAACAAACTGTTGCGGAATCCTTACACATTATTGTAGTTGATAATGCTTCGCCCAATGCGTCGTATGATTATTTAAAACCGTTGGAGGGTCAATATAAAAATCTTGTCGTTTTGCAGACAGGAGAGAATTTAGGGTATGCAAAAGGGAATAACGTGGGTCTACATTATCTAGACGAGCACATCCACCCAGAGTATGTGGCCATAATGAACAATGATATCATTTTACCAGAAACTTGTTTAGAACACTTGGTAGGCAAATACCAACAATTAGATGACCCAGCTATCATTGCACCAAAACAATTGGACATTGACGAAAAGGAAGTACCGATTTACAGCATAAACACCTATTTGGATGATTGCCTTAATCTTTTCTATATTTTTAAACTATTTCATAAGCGTAAAATAAAGCGTTTTAAAGATACCACCGGAAACAATGCTATGCAAGTAGACTTAGTCCCTGGAAGTTTTATGTTTTCGTCTTTTGACCGGTTTAAGACGTTAGGCTTTTTCTACCCCAATACCTTTCTTTTTGCAGAGGAACGTTTTATCACGGTCGCAGCACAAAAACAGGGATGGCACAATTATGTTGTATTAGACCAAACGTATATACATGCCCATTCTAAAACGATTAATACGGTTTATGGCTCAGTTGCAAAGTTCAAATTGTTATACACTGGTTGGATTGAATTTACGAGAGTATGTAGACCCTATGGTAAATTGAAAGCTAATATATTGAAACCACTAATGTGGCTTTCAATTCAAGAAATGAGATTTGTCTTGCATTTAAAAAAACTAATAAACAATTGA